One stretch of Acropora muricata isolate sample 2 chromosome 12, ASM3666990v1, whole genome shotgun sequence DNA includes these proteins:
- the LOC136893344 gene encoding tetratricopeptide repeat protein 28-like, which yields MDNEAGVYTSKRRKAFQSLGDYRKVIEYLEKHLKIAKEIRDKGGEGGAYGNLGNAYFLLSDYRKAIEYHEKHLKIAKEIGDKGGEGRAYGNLGNAYQHMGDYRKALEYHEKDLKTAKEIGDQRGEGEAYGGLGNAYQSLSDYRKAIEYHEKHLKIAKAIGDQGGEGQAYGSLGNAYQYMGDYRKAFQYHEKGLKIAKEIGNQRGEGGAYGGLGNAYQSLGDYRRAMEYHKKHLKIAKEIGDKGGEGRAYGNLGTAYRSLGEYRKAIEYHDKRLKIAEEIGDQGEEGKAYGSLGNAYLSLDDYQKAFEYHGKHLKVAKEIGDKGGEGIAYGSLGNAYQSLGDHRKAIHYHEKHLKIAKEIGDQRGEGGAYGGLGNAYNSLGDYQKAIEYHEKHLKITEEIGDQGGEGIAYGSLGNTYLSLDGYRKAIEYHEKHLKIAKEIGDKGGEGGAYGNLGNAYFLLSDYRKAIEYHEKHLKIAKAIGDQGGEGQAYGSLGNAYQRMGDYRKAFEYHEKHLKITKEIGDQRGEGGAYGGLGNAYQSLSDFRKASEYHEKHLKIAKEIGDKGGEGRAYGNLGNAYQHMGDYRKASEYHEKHLKITIEIGDQRGEGGAYGGLGNAYQSLGDYRRAIEYLKKHLKIAKEIGDKGGEGRAYGNLGNAYRSLGEYRKAIEYHEKRLKIAEEIGDQGGEGKAYGSLGNAYQSLDDHQKAIEYHRKHLKVVKKIADKGGEGKAYGSLGNAYQSLGDYRKAIDYHEKYLKIAKEIGDQRGEGGAYGGLGNAYQSLGDYRKAILYHENHFKIAKEIGDQGGEGGAYGSLGNAYQSLGDYRKAMEYHEKHLKIAKETGDQGGEGGAYGHLGNAYDSLGDYRKAIEYHEKHLKIAKEMNDPNGEGIAYGSLGNAYQSLGDYRKAIEYHEKHLKIAKEIGDKGGEGGADGNLGNAYQSLGDYRKGVEYHEKHLKIAREIGDKGGEGRAKGNIGNAYCSLGDYRKAIEYHEKQLKIAKEVGDQGAEGRTYGNLGVAYKLLDDYQNAFEYDEKYLKIAKTIGDQGQEGRAYGNLGDAYQLLRDYPKAIEYYENSLKIAQEIGDKGGEGSAYGKLGTVYFSLGDYGKAIEYLEKHLTLAKKIEDRAGELMAYQNIGTLYLSLEEFENAVDNFVSAMDAFISLRSLLKFDDNWKIKFRELHQRTYTGLCNSLLGLGKVDDALFAAEQGRAQALSDNLLIQYKLPTSLSPALIGTKETMSRLFAELPTPTIFLAIEGLTINIWFLRREKKIAFRQGRLDSDRGEKDPISVLLETAFKAIKAEADVRCEDRTFGELENEYPSIREVQGEKVGSLSLPPFKPFYNAVIRPIVDLLEPQDDELVIVPEGALCFTPWAAIIESIRIRTVPSLTSYQLISSVPGGHHKRTGALLVGNPCLDQLNLKKPKPALKFAQKEVEMIASILNTSPLTGSGATKSEVIKQMSSVGLIHIAAHGNQHSGEILLAPNPGWTSKFPRKNDYILKMSDVQAANLRARLVVLSCCHTGRGRILKGEGVVGIARAFLAAGARSVLVTLWAIDDEATMEFMRSFYQHLKEGKTASVAVHRSMKCLRESEEFSEMRYWAPFQLIGDDVKIEFETDHDVKR from the coding sequence atggataacgAAGCCGGAGTCTACACcagtaaaagaagaaaagctttccagtcactgggtgactatcgaaaagtcattgagtatcttgaaaaacatttgaaaattgccaaagaaatCAGAGATAAAGGCGGAgagggaggagcctatggaaatctcggtaatgcttactttttactgagtgactatcgaaaagccattgagtatcatgagaaacatttgaaaattgcaaaagaaatcggggataaaggcggagaaggacgagcctatggaaatctcggaaaTGCTTACCAGCAcatgggtgactatcgaaaggcccttgagtatcatgaaaaagatttgaaaactgcaaaagaaattggtgatcaacgcggagaaggagaagcctatggaggtctcggaaatgcttaccagtcactgagtgactatcgaaaagccattgagtatcatgaaaaacatttgaaaattgcaaaagcaaTCGgcgatcaaggcggagaaggacaagcctatggaagtctcggaaATGCTTACCAGTAcatgggtgactatcgaaaggcctttcagtatcatgaaaaaggtttaaaaattgcaaaagaaattggtaatcaacgcggagaaggaggagcctatggaggtctcggaaatgcttaccagtccctgggtgactatcgaagagccatggagtatcataaaaaacatttgaaaattgcaaaagaaatcggagATAAAGGCGGAGAGGGacgagcgtatggaaatctcggtactgcttaccgTTCACTCGGTGAATatcggaaagccattgagtatcatgacaaacgtttgaaaattgcagaagagatcggtgatcaaggcgaagaaggaaaagcctatggaagtctcggaaATGCTTACCTGTCACTAgatgactatcaaaaagcctttgagtatcatggaaaacatttgaaggttgcaaaagaaatcggggataaaggcggagaaggaatagcctatggaagtctcggaaatgcttaccagtcactgggtgaccatcgaaaagccattcactatcatgaaaaacatttgaaaattgccaaagaaattggtgatcaacgcggagaaggaggagcctatggaggTCTTGGAaatgcttacaactcactgggtgactatcaaaaagccattgagtatcatgaaaaacacttgaaaattacagaagaaatcggtgatcaaggtgGAGAAGGAatagcctatggaagtctcggaaATACTTACCTGTCACTGGATggctatcgaaaagccattgagtatcatgaaaaacatttgaaaattgcaaaagaaatcggagATAAAGGCGGAgagggaggagcctatggaaatctcggtaatgcttactttttactgagtgactatcgaaaagccattgagtatcatgaaaaacatttgaaaattgcaaaagcaaTCGgcgatcaaggcggagaaggacaagcctatggaagtctcggaaATGCTTACCAGCgaatgggtgactatcgaaaggcctttgagtatcatgaaaaacatttgaaaattacaaaagaaattggtgatcaacgcggagaaggaggagcctatggaggtctcggaaatgcttaccagtcactgagtgactttcgaaaagccagtgagtatcatgaaaaacatttgaaaattgcaaaagaaatcggggataaaggcggagaaggacgagcctatggaaatctcggaaaTGCTTACCAGCAcatgggtgactatcgaaaggcctctgagtatcatgaaaaacatttgaaaattacaatagaaattggtgatcaacgcggagaaggaggagcctatggaggtctcggaaatgcttaccagtccctgggtgactatcgaagaGCCATAGAGTAccttaaaaaacatttgaaaattgcaaaagaaatcggagATAAAGGCGGAGAGGGacgagcgtatggaaatctcggtaatgcttaccgttCACTCGGTGAATatcggaaagccattgagtatcatgaaaaacgtttgaaaattgcagaagaaatcggtgatcaaggcggagaaggaaaagcctatggaagtctcggaaatgcttaccagtcactggatgaccatcaaaaagccattgagtaccatcgAAAACATTTGAAGGTTGTCAAAAAAATCGCAGATaaaggcggagaaggaaaagcctatggaagtctcggaaatgcttaccagtcactgggtgactatcgaaaagccattgactatcatgaaaaatatttgaaaattgcaaaagaaattggtgatcaacgcggagaaggaggagcctatggaggtctcggtaatgcttaccagtcactgggtgactatcgaaaagccattctgtatcatgaaaatcattttaaaattgcaaaagaaatcggtgatcaaggcggagaaggaggagcctatggaagtctcggaaatgcttaccagtcactgggtgactatcgaaaagccatggagtatcatgaaaaacatttgaaaattgcaaaagaaaccggtgatcaaggcggagaaggaggagcctatggacaTCTTGgaaatgcttacgactcactgggtgactatcgaaaggccattgagtatcatgaaaaacatttaaaaattgcaaaagaaatgaatgaTCCAAACGGAGAAGGAatagcctatggaagtctcggaaATGCTTATCAGTctctgggtgactatcgaaaagccattgagtatcatgagaaacatttgaaaattgcaaaagagatcGGGGATAAAGGCGGAGAGGGAGGAGCCGATGGAAATCTCggaaatgcttaccagtcactgggtgactatcgaaaaggcgttgagtatcatgaaaaacatttgaaaattgcaagagaaatcggtgataaaggcggagaaggacgagccaaaggaaatatcggtaatgcaTACtgttcactgggtgactaccgaaaagccattgagtatcatgaaaaacagttgaaaattgcaaaagaagtcggaGATCAAGGCGCAGAAGGacgaacctatggaaatctcggtgttgcttacaagTTACTGGATGATTATCAAAATGCCTTTGAGTATgatgaaaaatatctgaaaattgcaaaaacaatCGGTGATCAAGGCCAAGAAGGaagagcgtatggaaatctcggtgacGCCTACCAGTTACTGCGTGACTatccaaaagccattgagtattatgaaaatagtttgaaaattGCGCAAGAAATCGGGGATAAAGGAGGAGAAGGAAGTGCTTATGGAAAACTTGGTACtgtttacttttcactgggtgactatggaaaagccatcgagtatcttgaaaaacatttaacaTTGGCAAAAAAAATCGAAGATCGGGCCGGAGAACTAATGGCTTATCAAAACATTGGTACTCTATACTTGTCCCTTGAAGAATTCGAAAACGCGGTGGATAATTTTGTTTCGGCTATGGATGCCTTTATTTCTTTGAGATCTCTCTTGAAGTTTGATgataattggaaaataaaatttcgtGAACTGCACCAGAGGACATACACTGGCTTATGCAATTCGTTACTAGGACTTGGAAAGGTCGATGACGCTTTGTTTGCAgctgaacaaggacgagcgcaggCTTTGTCTGACAACTTgttgattcaatataaactaCCTACGTCCTTGTCACCTGCCTTAATAGGCACCAAAGAGACAATGTCTCGCCTTTTTGCAGAGCTACCTACACCTACCATTTTTCTAGCAATTGAGGGACttacgatcaacatctggtttctgaggagggaaaagaaaattgcATTTAGACAAGGGAGGCTGGATAGTGACAGAGGAGAAAAAGATCCAATATCCGTCTTACTAGAGACGGCCTTTAAAGCTATTAAAGCTGAAGCTGAtgtaagatgtgaagatcgcacatttggtGAACTCGAAAACGAATACCCGTCTATCAGAGAAGTGCAAGGTGAAAAAGTGGGAAGCCTCTCATTACCGccttttaagccattttatAATGCCGTTATCAGaccaattgttgacttgcttgaacctcaagacgacgagttggtcattgttcctgaagGTGCGCTGTGTTTTACCCCGTGGGCCGCAattattgaatcgattaggattcgcactgtcccCTCTTTGACAAGTTATCAATTAATCTCAAGTGTACCTGGAGGCCATCACAAGaggacaggggcgcttttggtcgggaATCCGTGCTTGGACCAGCTGAATTTAAAGAAACCAAAGCCAGCCTTAAAATttgctcaaaaggaagtagaaatgattgcatcaattcttaacaCCAGTCCCTTAACCGGGAGTGGGGCAACAAAATCTGAAGTGATAAAGCAGATGTCGTCGGTTGGTCTAATTCACATTGCCGCCCACGGAAACCAGCACTCTGGAGAAATCCTCTTggctccaaaccctggatggacttccaagttCCCTCGAAAAAATGactacattttgaaaatgtccgatgtacaggCGGCCAaccttcgagctcgtcttgtggtcttaagttgctgtcataCTGGACGAGgtagaatcttgaagggtgagggtgtggtgggtatcgcacgtgccttcttggctgctggtgctcgttctgtgttggtgacccTGTGGGCAATTGATGACGAGGCGACTATGGAGTTCATGagaagtttctaccaacacctgaaggaaggaaaaacagCCAGTGTTGCTGTACACCGATCCATGAAATGCCTTCGTGAATCTGAagagttttctgagatgaggtactgggctccattccaacttatcggagatgacgtcaagattgaattcgagacGGATCATGACGTCAAAAGATGA
- the LOC136893444 gene encoding uncharacterized protein: MNYAVVRHCVFVDECGYNIWTARSHGRVRQGERAYRQVCSQRGRNVTVTVAISPINGLVFSSAFVGGMNAARFDNFLTQARTNLDPEESVNFEYDGAPAHRNPTVPAPNTELKMLPPYSPFLNIIEQAISCLKAGIKADISRPEIQRRMDDRDEARFRGIPLGEFRTQQLHEALHRNIDTIIAAKSAQ, from the coding sequence ATGAACTATGCCGTAGTGCGACACTGTGTGTTTGTAGACGAATGCGGCTACAACATCTGGACGGCCAGAAGTCACGGTAGAGTGCGGCAAGGAGAGAGAGCCTATCGCCAAGTTTGCAGCCAGCGAGGAAGAAACGTGACTGTGACAGTGGCAATATCGCCTATCAATGGACTTGTGTTTTCCTCCGCTTTTGTTGGCGGAATGAATGCAGCGCGTTTCGATAATTTCCTGACACAGGCAAGGACAAATCTGGATCCAGAAGAGTCCGTTAACTTTGAATATGACGGAGCACCGGCCCACCGAAACCCTACCGTTCCCGCCCCAAACACGGAGTTGAAAATGCTTCCTCCCTATAGTCCTTTTTTAAACATCATAGAGCAGGCAATTAGTTGTCTGAAAGCAGGAATTAAGGCCGACATCTCTCGTCCGGAAATCCAAAGACGTATGGATGACAGAGATGAAGCCAGATTCCGAGGAATTCCACTAGGGGAGTTTCGAACACAGCAACTACATGAGGCTCTGCACAGAAATATTGACACAATTATAGCAGCTAAAAGTGCGCAATGA